One window of Populus nigra chromosome 5, ddPopNigr1.1, whole genome shotgun sequence genomic DNA carries:
- the LOC133693752 gene encoding protein PHOSPHATE-INDUCED 1-like → MASFLSSHSLLQLVLLISIIQFSSAARTFSVSDQSQDPLLFQYHNGPLLTGEISINLIWYGKFKPSQRAIVSDFIASVSSRRPTTAQPSVATWWKATEKYYNLVKTKKTSPLLLSVGAQILDESYSLGKSLSSKQIVQLASKGSQKGAINVVLTSSDVAVEGFCSSKCGTHGSSLSAKTINGKRSKFAYIWVGNSETQCPGQCAWPFHQPIYGPQNPPLVAPNNDVGLDGMVINLASLLAGTATNPFENGYFQGPKEAPLEAASACPGVYGKGAYPGYAGDLLVDSTTGASYNAHGVNGRKYVLPALFDPSTSTCSTLI, encoded by the coding sequence ATGGCCTCCTTTCTTTCTTCACATTCTCTTCTTCAACTTGTTCTGTTAATCTCTATTATACAATTCAGCTCAGCAGCAAGGACCTTCTCCGTGTCAGATCAAAGCCAAGATCCCTTGTTATTTCAATACCACAATGGCCCTCTTCTTACCGGTGAAATTTCGATCAACTTGATCTGGTATGGCAAGTTCAAGCCATCTCAGCGTGCCATTGTCTCAGATTTTATTGCCTCTGTCTCTTCTAGAAGACCCACAACAGCCCAACCCTCTGTTGCCACGTGGTGGAAAGCTACTGAGAAATATTACAACCTTGTCAAGACGAAGAAAAcctctcctcttctcctctctGTAGGAGCACAGATTTTAGACGAGAGCTATTCATTGGGGAAATCGCTCTCCAGCAAGCAAATCGTGCAGCTAGCATCGAAGGGTAGTCAAAAGGGTGCAATCAACGTTGTTTTGACATCATCCGATGTTGCTGTTGAAGGGTTTTGCTCTAGTAAATGTGGTACTCATGGGTCCTCTTTGAGTGCTAAAACAATCAACGGTAAGAGATCGAAATTTGCTTACATTTGGGTTGGTAACTCTGAGACTCAATGCCCCGGTCAATGTGCGTGGCCATTCCACCAGCCAATCTATGGACCACAGAACCCTCCATTGGTTGCACCCAACAATGATGTGGGTCTCGATGGTATGGTAATCAATCTGGCTAGTCTTTTGGCTGGGACGGCAACAAACCCATTTGAAAATGGCTATTTCCAGGGTCCAAAGGAGGCTCCTCTTGAGGCCGCATCTGCTTGTCCTGGGGTCTATGGTAAGGGTGCGTATCCTGGTTATGCTGGGGATTTGTTAGTGGACTCTACAACTGGTGCTAGCTATAATGCTCATGGTGTTAATGGAAGGAAATACGTGCTTCCAGCTTTATTTGACCCTTCAACTTCAACTTGTTCCACTTTAATTTGA
- the LOC133693679 gene encoding protein PHOSPHATE-INDUCED 1-like → MASFLSSHSLLQLVLLISIIQFSSAARTFSVSDQSQDPLLFQYHNGPLLTGEISINLIWYGKFKPSQRAIVSDFIASVSSRRPTTAQPSVATWWKATEKYYNLVKTKKTSPLLLSVGAQILDESYSLGKSLSSKQIVQLASKGGQKGAINVVLTSSDVAVEGFCSSKCGTHGSSLSAKTINGKRSKFAYIWVGNSETQCPGQCAWPFHQPIYGPQNPPLVAPNNDVGLDGMVINLASLLAGTATNPFENGYFQGPKEAPLEAASACPGVYGKGAYPGYAGDLLVDSTTGASYNAHGVNGRKYVLPALFDPSTSTCSTLI, encoded by the coding sequence ATGGCCTCCTTTCTTTCTTCACATTCTCTTCTTCAACTTGTTCTGTTAATCTCTATTATACAATTCAGCTCAGCAGCAAGGACCTTCTCCGTGTCAGATCAAAGCCAAGATCCCTTGTTATTTCAATACCACAATGGCCCTCTTCTTACCGGTGAAATTTCGATCAACTTGATCTGGTATGGCAAGTTCAAGCCATCTCAGCGTGCCATTGTCTCAGATTTTATTGCCTCTGTCTCTTCTAGAAGACCCACAACAGCCCAACCCTCTGTTGCCACGTGGTGGAAAGCTACTGAGAAATATTACAACCTTGTCAAGACGAAGAAAAcctctcctcttctcctctctGTAGGAGCACAGATTTTAGACGAGAGCTATTCATTGGGGAAATCGCTCTCCAGCAAGCAAATCGTGCAGCTAGCATCGAAGGGTGGTCAAAAGGGTGCAATCAACGTTGTTTTGACATCATCCGATGTTGCTGTTGAAGGGTTTTGCTCTAGTAAATGTGGTACTCATGGTTCCTCTTTGAGTGCTAAAACAATCAACGGTAAGAGATCGAAATTTGCTTACATTTGGGTTGGTAACTCTGAGACTCAATGCCCCGGTCAATGTGCGTGGCCATTCCACCAGCCAATCTATGGACCACAGAACCCTCCATTGGTTGCACCCAACAATGATGTGGGTCTCGATGGTATGGTAATCAATCTGGCTAGTCTTTTGGCTGGGACTGCAACAAACCCATTTGAAAATGGCTATTTCCAGGGTCCGAAGGAGGCTCCTCTTGAGGCCGCATCTGCTTGTCCTGGGGTCTATGGTAAGGGTGCGTATCCTGGTTATGCTGGGGATTTGTTAGTGGACTCTACAACTGGTGCTAGCTATAATGCTCATGGTGTTAATGGAAGGAAATACGTGCTTCCAGCTTTATTTGACCCTTCAACTTCAACTTGTTCCACTTTAATTTGA
- the LOC133694224 gene encoding protein EXORDIUM-like 2: protein MASISHLVIFTSLLALFSSLVPAVATARQLALVQEQPLVLKYHNGPLLKGNITVNIVWYGKFSPAQRSIIVDFLHSLNSMKPPAPSVSTWWRTTGRFRGGPRTVVVGKQVLEEKYSLGKLLKTPQIVTLVSKAGHGKNSINLILTSADVAIDGFCMSKCGTHGSGQDKVGKFAYAWVGNSATQCPGQCAWPFHPPIYGPQGPPLVAPNGDVGIDGMIVNLATVLAGTVTNPFNNGYFQGPANAPLEAVSACTGIFGKGAYPGYPGKVLVDKTTGASYNAFGINGRKYLLPAMWDPTTSTCKTLV, encoded by the coding sequence ATGGCTTCCATTTCCCATCTCGTCATTTTCACTTCACTGCTTGCGCTCTTCTCTTCACTTGTTCCTGCCGTAGCCACAGCAAGACAGCTTGCTTTAGTTCAAGAACAACCTCTTGTCCTCAAGTACCACAACGGCCCGCTTCTCAAAGGCAACATCACAGTAAACATCGTCTGGTATGGCAAGTTCTCACCAGCCCAGCGCTCCATAATTGTTGACTTTCTCCACTCTCTTAATTCCATGAAGCCCCCGGCACCTTCAGTCTCAACGTGGTGGCGAACTACTGGGAGGTTCAGGGGAGGCCCACGCACTGTAGTCGTAGGTAAACAAGTCCTTGAAGAAAAATACTCTCTTGGAAAGTTGCTAAAGACCCCACAGATTGTTACTTTAGTGTCAAAAGCTGGCCACGGCAAGAATTCAATCAACCTTATACTTACCTCTGCTGACGTGGCGATCGATGGGTTTTGCATGAGCAAGTGTGGGACCCATGGGTCTGGGCAGGACAAGGTGGGTAAATTTGCCTATGCGTGGGTCGGTAACTCCGCGACTCAGTGTCCAGGTCAATGTGCGTGGCCTTTCCACCCGCCAATTTACGGGCCACAAGGTCCACCGCTGGTGGCTCCTAACGGTGACGTAGGAATTGACGGCATGATCGTTAATTTGGCCACGGTTTTAGCGGGAACAGTAACGAATCCGTTTAATAACGGGTATTTCCAAGGGCCAGCTAACGCACCTCTAGAGGCTGTGAGCGCGTGCACTGGTATTTTCGGTAAGGGGGCTTACCCGGGATATCCAGGGAAGGTTTTGGTGGACAAAACGACAGGAGCAAGCTATAATGCTTTTGGTATCAATGGGCGCAAGTACTTGCTCCCAGCAATGTGGGATCCAACAACGTCCACCTGTAAAACCCTCGTTTGA